The Streptomyces sp. NBC_00344 genome includes a window with the following:
- a CDS encoding MarR family winged helix-turn-helix transcriptional regulator, producing the protein MPLSQDMTSDIDPGLLDVLQHQVALFARRAEQTRLGGIGQVRNSMDRAAYLLLNRLDREGPMGVKALAAGMGIDSSTVTRQVAPLVDTGLVKRTSHPEDGRAVVLELSPRGLARLEEVRSSRRELMAQVTDGWTQDDRESFTTLLSRFNSALSARAAGQQEPGTPIS; encoded by the coding sequence ATGCCCCTGTCTCAGGACATGACTTCCGATATCGATCCCGGCCTCCTCGATGTGCTGCAGCACCAGGTGGCCCTCTTCGCCCGCCGCGCCGAGCAGACCCGGCTGGGGGGCATCGGGCAGGTCCGCAACTCGATGGACCGCGCCGCCTATCTGCTGCTCAACCGCCTCGACCGGGAAGGCCCGATGGGCGTCAAAGCGCTCGCGGCCGGTATGGGGATCGACTCGTCGACGGTGACCCGTCAGGTCGCCCCGCTGGTCGACACCGGCCTGGTCAAGCGCACCTCGCATCCCGAGGACGGCAGGGCCGTCGTGCTGGAGCTCTCCCCGCGTGGTCTGGCCCGTCTGGAGGAGGTGCGCTCCTCACGCCGTGAGCTGATGGCGCAGGTGACGGACGGCTGGACGCAGGACGACCGGGAGTCCTTCACCACCCTGCTCAGCCGCTTCAACTCCGCTCTGTCGGCGCGGGCGGCAGGACAGCAGGAACCCGGTACACCCATCTCCTGA
- a CDS encoding sigma factor-like helix-turn-helix DNA-binding protein: MHERTAARDRRRAQEFESFVAGAAGRLLHAATLLTAEPPRENPRAQRLLLAALSYTYAHWDQLRGEDPYDRTRRELASRFAGSAWRYHWAALTALLRARQAGGPAHRGGVLERLGPQERLILVLRLYEGVAEEQTAALVGLPVERVHGICVRAMATLRRPPVKASPRFPEVAAR; encoded by the coding sequence GTGCACGAGCGGACGGCGGCACGTGACCGCCGCCGCGCCCAGGAGTTCGAGTCCTTCGTGGCGGGCGCGGCGGGCCGGCTGCTGCATGCCGCGACGCTGCTGACCGCCGAGCCCCCGCGGGAGAATCCGAGAGCGCAGCGCCTGCTGCTGGCCGCCCTGTCGTACACGTACGCGCACTGGGACCAGTTGCGCGGCGAGGATCCGTACGACCGCACCCGGCGGGAGCTGGCATCCCGTTTCGCCGGCAGCGCGTGGCGCTACCACTGGGCGGCGCTGACGGCCCTGCTGCGGGCACGGCAGGCCGGGGGGCCGGCCCACCGCGGAGGGGTGCTGGAGCGGCTCGGCCCGCAGGAACGTCTGATCCTGGTTCTGCGGCTCTACGAAGGAGTCGCGGAGGAACAGACCGCCGCGCTGGTCGGGCTGCCCGTGGAACGCGTCCACGGGATCTGCGTGCGGGCGATGGCCACGCTTCGCCGCCCACCGGTGAAGGCCTCGCCACGCTTCCCGGAGGTGGCCGCCCGATGA
- a CDS encoding cystathionine gamma-synthase → MSDQHSVHHAFETIAIHAGNTADPLTGAVVPPIYQVSTYKQDGVGGLRGGYEYSRSGNPTRTALEENLAALEGGRRGLAFASGLAAEDCLLRALLSPGDHVVIPNDAYGGTFRLFAKVVSRWGVEWSVADTSDPAAVRAAVTPRTKVIWVETPSNPLLGITDIAAVADVARTAGARLVVDNTFASPYLQQPLALGADVVVHSMTKYMGGHSDVVGGALIANSDEIGEELAYHQNAMGAVCGPFDAWLVLRGIKTLSVRMDRHSENATRIAEMLTSHPKVTKVLYPGLPDHPGHEIAAKQMRSFGGMVSFQVTGGEEAAVEVCNRTELFTLGESLGGVESLVEHPGRMTHASVAGSALEVPGDLVRLSVGIESGDDLLADLRRALG, encoded by the coding sequence ATGAGCGACCAGCACAGCGTGCACCACGCTTTCGAAACCATCGCCATTCACGCAGGCAACACCGCCGACCCCCTCACGGGCGCGGTCGTCCCCCCGATCTATCAGGTCTCCACCTACAAACAGGACGGCGTGGGCGGACTGCGCGGCGGCTACGAATACAGCCGCAGCGGCAACCCGACGCGTACCGCCCTCGAAGAGAATCTGGCGGCCCTGGAGGGCGGCCGGCGCGGGCTCGCCTTCGCCTCCGGGCTGGCGGCCGAGGACTGCCTGCTCCGGGCCCTTCTCTCGCCCGGCGACCATGTGGTGATTCCGAACGACGCGTACGGCGGCACCTTCCGGCTCTTCGCGAAGGTCGTCTCCCGCTGGGGCGTGGAGTGGTCGGTCGCCGACACCTCCGACCCGGCCGCGGTACGCGCCGCGGTTACCCCGCGCACCAAGGTGATCTGGGTCGAGACCCCCTCCAACCCGCTGCTCGGCATCACGGACATCGCCGCGGTCGCCGACGTGGCCCGCACCGCGGGTGCCAGGCTCGTCGTCGACAACACCTTCGCGAGCCCCTATCTGCAGCAGCCGCTCGCGCTCGGCGCGGATGTCGTCGTGCACTCGATGACCAAGTACATGGGCGGCCACTCGGACGTCGTCGGTGGCGCGCTGATCGCCAACTCGGACGAGATCGGTGAGGAGCTGGCCTACCACCAGAACGCGATGGGCGCCGTCTGCGGGCCGTTCGACGCCTGGCTGGTGCTGAGGGGCATCAAGACGCTGTCGGTGCGCATGGACCGGCACAGCGAGAACGCGACCAGGATCGCCGAGATGCTCACCAGCCATCCCAAGGTGACCAAGGTGCTCTACCCGGGTCTGCCCGACCACCCCGGCCATGAGATCGCCGCCAAGCAGATGCGGTCGTTCGGCGGCATGGTGTCCTTCCAGGTCACCGGCGGTGAGGAAGCGGCGGTCGAGGTCTGCAACAGGACCGAGCTGTTCACCCTCGGTGAGTCGCTGGGCGGTGTCGAGTCGCTGGTGGAGCACCCGGGGCGGATGACGCACGCGTCGGTTGCCGGTTCCGCGCTCGAGGTCCCGGGCGATCTGGTGCGCCTGTCGGTGGGCATCGAGTCGGGCGACGACCTGCTGGCCGATCTGCGGCGGGCGCTCGGCTGA
- a CDS encoding DUF3291 domain-containing protein, which produces MPHLALYTFGVLKSPLADPAPLTREFYDIGEAVYRKISQHPGYLARAEAADGDRGGLFEADWGAWGEFAVPTWYGKGHTPQTTALSATLSLWTDLRHAFDAIYTGLHREALNRRYDWFERTGHPNYVVWWVSDGVIPAWRDGVSRLEHLHEHGSARHAFTFHDSFAPDGTPSRIKGIGPKSDQVRCADPSISDPAPHTTQAPQSTPEGFTEPTTKLGG; this is translated from the coding sequence ATGCCCCATCTTGCGCTGTACACATTCGGCGTCCTGAAGTCACCTCTCGCCGATCCCGCACCTCTCACGCGCGAGTTCTACGACATTGGTGAGGCCGTCTACCGGAAGATCAGTCAGCACCCCGGATACCTCGCGCGTGCTGAAGCGGCAGACGGTGACCGGGGCGGGCTCTTCGAGGCGGACTGGGGTGCATGGGGAGAGTTCGCCGTACCGACCTGGTACGGCAAGGGCCATACGCCGCAAACCACCGCCCTGTCCGCGACCCTCTCACTCTGGACCGACCTGCGCCACGCCTTCGACGCCATCTACACCGGTCTGCACCGTGAGGCGCTGAACAGGCGTTACGACTGGTTCGAGAGGACAGGGCACCCGAATTACGTGGTCTGGTGGGTCTCCGACGGCGTGATACCCGCCTGGCGGGACGGGGTTTCCAGGCTGGAGCACCTCCACGAGCACGGCTCCGCGCGGCACGCCTTCACCTTCCACGACTCGTTCGCCCCGGACGGAACTCCGTCCAGGATCAAAGGCATCGGGCCGAAGAGCGACCAGGTTCGCTGCGCCGACCCCAGCATCTCTGACCCCGCACCACACACAACACAGGCTCCACAGTCAACCCCCGAAGGATTTACGGAGCCGACCACTAAGCTCGGCGGATGA
- a CDS encoding VOC family protein, whose amino-acid sequence MTLEWEQVIVHSTDPVALGQWWATALDWVVVHSSDEEFEIRPEPDRMPGLDFVRIDEIKKAKSRLHLDFRPDDQDAEVARLVAHGAQRVDIGQGDQSWVVLADPEGNEFCVLGRRRP is encoded by the coding sequence ATGACCTTGGAATGGGAACAGGTAATCGTTCACTCGACGGATCCGGTGGCCCTGGGGCAGTGGTGGGCCACGGCCCTCGACTGGGTTGTGGTCCATTCATCCGATGAGGAGTTCGAGATCCGCCCGGAGCCCGATCGCATGCCGGGGCTGGATTTCGTGCGGATCGACGAGATCAAGAAGGCCAAGAGCCGACTCCACCTCGACTTCAGGCCTGATGACCAGGACGCCGAAGTGGCTCGCCTGGTGGCTCATGGCGCGCAGCGTGTTGACATCGGCCAGGGTGACCAATCGTGGGTGGTTCTCGCAGACCCCGAAGGTAATGAGTTCTGTGTCCTTGGCCGGCGGCGTCCGTAG
- a CDS encoding APC family permease, translated as MTGISSPPSGTSEAPKLRRDMGRISLLFAGVGSIIGSGWLFGALNAARLAGPSSIFSWAIAAVMILLIGLCFAELGTMFPVSGGVVRFPHISFGSFASYTMGWISWIAAATVAPIEVEGALQYATKWADFTAFHPSNGTHTLTALGYVVAVIAMAFFVALNYFGIRWFARVNNVLVWWKLGVILLVIAAFAFTAFHGHNFTAAKYGGFAPGGAKGIFTAISTAGITFSFLGFRQGVELAGETDNPKRNVPFAVIGSVLITGVIYILLEIAFIAAVPGHDLKSSGGWLNLTFTNDFGPLAAIASAIGLGWLAYILYIDAVISPADTGLIYTTVTARISYAMGRNGNAPEALTRTTPRGAPLISLIVTFVLGLIVFLPFPSWQQLVGFITSATVLSFGSGPLVLAAMRRQIPEWKRPFQVPGGDVIPFLGLYSSNLIVYWAGWNTNWKLFVTILIGFVLLAIFEVTGRGRAPKLEWRAGLTWLAPWLVGLAAISWMGDYDGGQGWIGLGWGFVVNLALAAVVYLLALRSRLPEAQVLEHIEEAKAEAQVEEEALGQSV; from the coding sequence ATGACCGGTATATCCAGCCCTCCGAGCGGGACCTCGGAGGCACCAAAACTGCGGCGGGACATGGGCCGCATCAGCCTGCTGTTCGCCGGTGTCGGGTCGATCATCGGCTCGGGCTGGCTCTTCGGCGCACTGAATGCCGCGAGGCTCGCGGGGCCCTCCTCCATTTTCTCCTGGGCGATCGCCGCCGTGATGATTCTGCTCATCGGGCTGTGCTTCGCCGAGTTGGGCACGATGTTTCCGGTATCGGGCGGAGTCGTCCGTTTTCCACATATCTCCTTCGGGTCCTTCGCCAGCTACACCATGGGGTGGATCAGCTGGATCGCCGCGGCGACCGTGGCACCCATCGAGGTGGAAGGCGCTCTGCAATACGCCACTAAATGGGCGGACTTCACCGCATTCCACCCGTCGAACGGAACGCACACACTGACCGCACTCGGATATGTGGTCGCGGTCATCGCGATGGCATTCTTCGTAGCGCTCAACTACTTCGGTATCCGCTGGTTCGCGCGGGTCAACAACGTGCTGGTCTGGTGGAAGCTGGGAGTCATCCTCCTGGTGATCGCGGCATTCGCCTTCACCGCGTTCCACGGCCACAACTTCACCGCCGCGAAGTACGGCGGGTTCGCGCCGGGCGGGGCGAAGGGCATCTTCACGGCCATCTCGACCGCCGGAATCACCTTCTCCTTTCTGGGCTTCCGCCAGGGCGTGGAGCTGGCCGGTGAGACCGACAACCCCAAGCGCAATGTCCCGTTCGCGGTCATCGGCTCGGTGCTGATCACCGGAGTGATCTACATCCTGCTGGAGATCGCTTTCATCGCCGCGGTCCCCGGGCACGACCTGAAGTCCTCGGGCGGCTGGCTGAATCTGACGTTCACCAACGACTTCGGGCCGCTGGCCGCGATCGCCAGTGCCATCGGCCTGGGCTGGCTCGCGTACATCCTGTACATCGACGCCGTGATCTCTCCCGCGGACACCGGCCTGATCTACACGACGGTCACGGCCCGCATCTCGTACGCCATGGGGCGCAACGGGAACGCGCCGGAGGCGCTGACCAGGACGACCCCGCGAGGCGCTCCACTGATCAGCCTGATCGTCACCTTCGTGCTGGGGCTGATCGTCTTCCTGCCCTTCCCGAGCTGGCAGCAGCTGGTCGGGTTCATCACATCGGCGACGGTGCTGTCGTTCGGCTCGGGTCCGCTCGTGCTGGCCGCGATGCGCCGCCAGATACCGGAGTGGAAGCGACCGTTCCAGGTGCCCGGTGGTGACGTGATCCCGTTCCTCGGGCTGTACTCGTCGAACCTCATCGTCTACTGGGCCGGCTGGAACACCAACTGGAAGCTGTTCGTGACCATCCTCATCGGGTTCGTCCTGCTGGCGATCTTCGAGGTCACCGGCAGGGGCCGTGCCCCGAAGCTGGAATGGCGAGCGGGCCTGACCTGGCTGGCGCCATGGCTGGTGGGCCTTGCGGCCATCAGCTGGATGGGCGACTACGACGGCGGCCAGGGCTGGATCGGGCTCGGCTGGGGCTTCGTGGTCAACCTGGCGCTCGCGGCGGTCGTCTACCTGCTGGCCCTGCGGTCCAGGCTCCCCGAGGCGCAGGTTCTCGAACACATCGAGGAGGCCAAGGCCGAGGCACAGGTCGAGGAGGAGGCACTGGGCCAGTCCGTGTGA
- a CDS encoding ATP-dependent Clp protease proteolytic subunit translates to MSPLITQGDAPVIPRATEGDTPATPFDDHLAAQLLTQRIILLGTQVDEVSANRVCAQLLLLSAEDSRTDISLYINSPGGSVTAGLAIYDTMRLIPNDVSTLAMGFAASMGQFLLTVGAPGKRHALPNARIMMHQPSAGIGGVAADIAIQAENLEFMKKSIERITAEHTGRSEETISRDGDRDRWFTAEQAKEYGMVDRVVESLDDVRPAGPQRRMGL, encoded by the coding sequence ATGTCACCACTCATCACGCAAGGCGACGCCCCCGTGATCCCCCGAGCCACCGAAGGCGACACACCCGCGACGCCGTTCGACGACCACCTCGCAGCGCAGCTGCTCACCCAGCGGATCATCCTTCTCGGCACCCAGGTCGACGAGGTCTCCGCGAATCGCGTCTGCGCACAGCTTCTGCTGCTGTCGGCGGAGGACTCACGGACCGACATCAGTCTCTACATCAACAGTCCGGGCGGTTCGGTGACCGCGGGGCTGGCGATCTACGACACCATGCGGCTGATCCCCAACGATGTCTCGACCCTCGCCATGGGATTCGCCGCGAGCATGGGGCAGTTCCTGCTCACCGTGGGGGCGCCGGGCAAACGGCATGCGCTGCCGAACGCCCGGATCATGATGCACCAGCCGTCAGCAGGGATCGGAGGGGTCGCGGCCGACATCGCGATCCAGGCCGAGAACCTCGAGTTCATGAAGAAGTCCATTGAGCGGATCACCGCCGAGCACACCGGCCGGTCCGAGGAGACCATCTCCCGGGACGGCGACCGGGACAGGTGGTTCACCGCCGAGCAGGCGAAGGAGTACGGGATGGTGGATCGCGTCGTCGAGTCCCTGGACGACGTCAGGCCGGCCGGGCCGCAGCGACGGATGGGGCTGTGA
- a CDS encoding ClpP family protease → MSQYTIPTVVQRTTQGERAYDIYSSLLAERIIFLGTEIDDGVANVVIAQLLHLESASPESEIAIYINSPGGSVTSLMAIYDTMTFVQAPISTWCVGQAASTAAVLLAGGDPGRRFVLDHSRVLLGQPASSGHQGTVSDLSLQAKEMLRIRSEIEEVLSRHTRHDVATLRADMDRDKVFTAREAVAYGLADEVLSRRFATV, encoded by the coding sequence ATGAGCCAGTACACGATCCCCACCGTCGTACAGCGCACCACGCAGGGGGAACGGGCCTACGACATCTACAGCAGCCTGCTGGCCGAGCGGATCATCTTCCTCGGCACGGAGATCGACGACGGAGTCGCCAACGTCGTCATCGCACAGCTGCTGCACCTCGAATCCGCGAGCCCGGAGAGCGAGATCGCCATCTACATCAACTCGCCCGGCGGATCGGTGACTTCGCTGATGGCCATCTACGACACCATGACGTTCGTGCAGGCGCCGATCTCGACCTGGTGTGTCGGACAGGCGGCTTCGACGGCTGCCGTGCTGCTCGCCGGCGGGGATCCGGGGCGGCGGTTCGTGCTCGACCACTCCCGGGTGCTGCTGGGGCAGCCGGCCAGCTCAGGACATCAGGGGACGGTCTCCGACCTCAGCCTCCAGGCGAAGGAGATGCTGCGGATCCGCTCCGAGATCGAAGAAGTGCTGTCCCGGCACACCCGCCACGATGTCGCCACGCTGCGCGCGGACATGGACCGCGACAAGGTCTTCACCGCGCGCGAGGCAGTCGCGTACGGGCTGGCCGACGAGGTGCTCAGCCGGCGGTTCGCCACCGTGTGA
- a CDS encoding helix-turn-helix domain-containing protein — MSSHEPDPARVIPLCPATRPPGATAPGAEAPVAREPLWRHIAGDVLRRERLAQKRTLQDVADAARISMPYLSELERGLKEASSEVLAAAAHALGLGLADLLALGHAELARLDRDRAAGARKARTPVTSLSELGIRHGGPGAPARRGEVRLAA; from the coding sequence GTGAGCAGCCACGAACCCGACCCGGCCCGTGTCATTCCGCTGTGCCCCGCCACCAGGCCCCCGGGCGCCACGGCTCCGGGCGCCGAGGCCCCCGTGGCCAGGGAACCCCTCTGGAGGCACATCGCCGGTGACGTACTGCGCCGCGAGCGTCTCGCCCAGAAGCGCACCCTCCAGGATGTGGCCGACGCGGCGCGGATCTCGATGCCCTATCTCTCCGAGCTGGAGCGCGGACTCAAGGAGGCGTCGTCCGAGGTCCTCGCGGCCGCGGCCCACGCCCTCGGCCTCGGGCTCGCCGATCTCCTCGCCCTTGGGCACGCCGAACTCGCCCGCCTCGACCGGGACAGGGCGGCCGGAGCCCGTAAGGCCCGCACGCCGGTGACCTCCCTCAGCGAACTGGGCATCCGCCACGGCGGTCCTGGCGCGCCCGCGCGCCGGGGCGAGGTGCGCCTCGCCGCCTGA